A stretch of the Tannerella serpentiformis genome encodes the following:
- a CDS encoding SusD/RagB family nutrient-binding outer membrane lipoprotein — protein sequence MKAINSNIWKCILFAALGFTALASCSEDAMDRVNEDNDHTTSAPAKFVLADVITSTAFSNVGGDLNTYFSAYTEHTVGVDNQLYNAEIRNGEPSVASTFNNVWENLYSTLKNARIVVLKASDEVAANYTTKGIGEVLVAINSALITDAFGNTPYSQAALPELKDGKPQYMNPDVDTQEAIYQAIMKSLDDAIVDLPKGDAKDKVGSYDFIYKGDGAKWVKLAYGLKARYTMRLLARSKNREADLQKVLEYVDKSFKSIDDQAAYAIYDANNLNPLFGFQWSRDGLAASKSYSDKLIERKDPRLRRFFCIGQDHLPKGSKRVTIQIKGADDPAFLMAENGTATSIKYHYNVPIFFYAQVCPTLLMSYHELLFLKAEALARLNKTAEAEAALKEAVVAAIANAEMGLKGAFKAPTVAGYGGIEETTEAITEKEAEEYFDKNVKPLFTANPLREVMIQKYLAMLGAFGESTECYNDIRRMKALKEDFIKLDNPKPFPLRAPYGNSDVIANPKVNAAYGDGQYVYSDPVWWAGGNR from the coding sequence ATGAAAGCAATCAACAGCAATATCTGGAAGTGCATCTTGTTTGCCGCCTTAGGCTTTACGGCCCTGGCCTCATGCTCGGAAGATGCGATGGATCGGGTCAACGAAGACAACGATCACACCACGAGCGCACCCGCCAAATTCGTCCTGGCGGACGTTATCACCTCCACCGCCTTCAGCAACGTCGGCGGCGATCTGAACACCTACTTCTCCGCCTACACGGAGCACACCGTGGGCGTGGACAACCAGCTCTACAATGCCGAGATCCGCAACGGTGAACCCTCCGTGGCGTCCACCTTCAACAACGTTTGGGAGAACCTATACTCCACGCTGAAGAACGCACGCATCGTTGTGCTGAAGGCCTCGGACGAGGTGGCTGCCAACTATACCACCAAGGGCATCGGTGAGGTGTTAGTGGCTATCAACAGCGCCCTCATCACCGACGCGTTCGGCAACACGCCTTACTCACAGGCCGCCCTGCCGGAGCTCAAGGACGGCAAGCCGCAATACATGAACCCGGACGTGGACACGCAGGAAGCCATCTATCAGGCCATCATGAAGTCGCTCGACGACGCCATCGTCGACCTGCCCAAGGGTGACGCCAAGGACAAGGTCGGATCGTACGACTTCATCTACAAGGGCGACGGCGCCAAGTGGGTCAAGCTGGCCTACGGACTCAAGGCGCGCTACACGATGCGCCTACTGGCCCGCTCTAAGAATCGCGAAGCCGACCTCCAGAAGGTGCTCGAGTACGTCGACAAATCGTTTAAGAGCATCGACGATCAGGCCGCCTACGCCATCTACGATGCCAACAACCTCAACCCGCTCTTCGGCTTCCAGTGGAGTCGTGACGGACTGGCCGCCAGCAAGAGCTACAGCGACAAGCTCATCGAGCGTAAAGACCCGCGCCTGCGCCGCTTCTTCTGCATCGGGCAGGACCACCTGCCGAAAGGCTCGAAGCGCGTCACGATACAGATCAAGGGCGCCGATGATCCGGCCTTCCTCATGGCCGAGAACGGCACCGCCACCTCGATCAAGTATCACTACAACGTGCCCATCTTCTTCTACGCTCAGGTCTGCCCCACACTGCTGATGAGCTACCACGAACTGCTCTTCCTCAAGGCCGAAGCGCTGGCCCGTCTGAACAAGACGGCCGAGGCCGAAGCGGCGCTGAAGGAAGCCGTCGTGGCCGCCATCGCCAACGCAGAGATGGGTCTCAAGGGCGCCTTCAAAGCACCCACCGTAGCCGGTTACGGCGGCATCGAGGAGACCACCGAGGCCATCACCGAGAAGGAAGCCGAGGAGTATTTCGACAAGAACGTGAAGCCGCTCTTCACCGCCAACCCGCTGCGTGAGGTGATGATCCAGAAGTACCTCGCCATGCTGGGCGCCTTTGGCGAATCCACCGAGTGCTACAACGACATCCGCCGCATGAAGGCCCTGAAGGAAGACTTCATTAAGCTCGACAACCCGAAGCCCTTCCCGCTGCGTGCACCCTATGGTAACTCAGACGTCATCGCCAATCCCAAGGTCAACGCCGCTTACGGCGACGGTCAGTACGTCTACAGCGACCCCGTCTGGTGGGCCGGCGGTAACCGTTGA